A window of the Phaseolus vulgaris cultivar G19833 chromosome 5, P. vulgaris v2.0, whole genome shotgun sequence genome harbors these coding sequences:
- the LOC137835233 gene encoding uncharacterized protein, with product MSVERSFEAWEEVQRHGQDLADRLAQGFSGLIHTHMNPPQFVWPHPSQSKLFDLEFPSQSFGKRDFALATQEYGINGVSAIFDIGNRIGQAGADFGASLNGLVQQFFRSLPVPVPFKHEESSVRVEGGDKGWQRGGVGVAVPEDLGLGSLSERLKNHGFAESVSGAGGGSAEEEGGGGFNIGSIGLLGRRQGIINFTSTYDSRTHEVEGSLVARGDLWRLEASHGGSTSGNENSSLFLVQLGPLLFIRDSTLLLPVHLSKQHLLWYGYDRKNGMHSLCPAVWSKHRRWLLMSMLCLNPVACSFVDLQFPNGQLTYVSGEGLSTSAFLPVCGGLLQAQGQYPGEMRFSFSCKNKWGTRITPMVQWPDKSFSLGLAQALAWKRSGLMVRPSIQFSLCPTLGGSNPGLRAELIHSVKEKLNLICGCAFMTYPSAFASVSIGRSKWNGNVGNSGLVLRVDAPLSTVGRPSFSIQINSGIEF from the exons ATGTCTGTGGAAAGGTCGTTTGAGGCATGGGAAGAGGTGCAGCGTCACGGGCAGGACCTGGCTGACCGCCTTGCCCAGGGTTTCAGCGGATTGATTCATACGCATATGAATCCTCCGCAATTCGTGTGGCCGCACCCTTCGCAATCCAAGCTCTTCGATTTGGAGTTTCCATCGCAGAGCTTCGGGAAGAGGGATTTCGCTTTGGCGACTCAGGAATACGGGATCAATGGCGTGTCGGCGATTTTCGACATCGGGAACAGGATTGGGCAGGCTGGGGCGGACTTTGGGGCCAGCTTGAATGGCTTGGTTCAGCAGTTTTTCCGGTCGTTGCCGGTGCCAGTGCCGTTCAAGCACGAGGAGAGTTCGGTGAGAGTGGAGGGTGGGGATAAGGGATGGCAGAGAGGAGGAGTTGGGGTTGCTGTGCCGGAGGATTTGGGGTTGGGGTCGCTTAGTGAGAGGTTGAAGAATCATGGGTTTGCTGAGAGTGTTAGTGGCGCTGGCGGTGGAAGCGCTGAGGAAGAGGGTGGTGGTGGGTTTAACATTGGCTCTATTGGTCTTCTGGGCCGGCGTCAG GGAATCATAAATTTTACATCAACTTATGATAGTAGAACTCATGAAGTGGAGGGTTCTTTAGTTGCAAGGGGAGATTTATGGAGATTAGAGGCATCACATGGTGGTTCTACTTCTGGAAATGAAAATTCATCTCTTTTCTTGGTTCAGCTTGGACCGCTCCTCTTTATCCGAGATTCAACTCTTCTCTTGCCTGTTCATTTGTCAAAGCAGCACTTGCTGTGGTATGGCTATGATAGAAAG AATGGAATGCATTCTTTGTGTCCAGCAGTGTGGTCAAAGCACAGAAGGTGGCTGTTAATGTCCATGCTTTGCCTGAATCCTGTAGCTTGT TCATTCGTGGATCTTCAATTTCCTAACGGGCAACTAACCTACGTATCTGGTGAGGGTCTAAGTACCAGTGCTTTCCTTCCTGTTTGCGGAGGTCTTCTTCAAGCTCAGGGTCAATATCCTGGTGAAATGAGATTCAGCTTTTCATGCAAG aacaAGTGGGGAACAAGAATCACACCAATGGTACAATGGCCTGACAAATCATTTTCTTTGGGTCTTGCTCAAGCCTTGGCTTGGAAGAGATCTGGTCTTATGGTGAGACCATCCATTCAATTCAG TTTGTGTCCTACTCTTGGTGGAAGCAATCCAGGGTTGCGGGCGGAGCTCATTCATTCAGTTAAAGAGAAACTTAATCTAATTTGTGGATGTGCTTTCATGACTTATCCTTCTGCATTTGCTTCAGTATCT ATTGGCAGATCAAAGTGGAATGGAAATGTGGGGAACTCGGGTCTTGTTCTAAGAGTTGATGCGCCTCTCTCTACCGTTGGGCGCCCTTCCTTCTCCATTCAAATAAATAGTGGCATTGAGTTTTGA
- the LOC137835232 gene encoding probable LRR receptor-like serine/threonine-protein kinase At1g53430, translating to MRFVMSSSSKHVSLIFTFCFLALNHFQHFGSNAQLIPQDEVKILQTISDKVENLNWKVTQRSCKGDRGFDNRKISRNEEQIIRNVTCDCSFNDGTVCHVTSIALKGINISGPLPDEFGNLTRLQILDLTRNYFNGSIPKALGRLSSVVVLSLLGNRLTGSIPSEISDMTSLQELNLEDNQLEGHLPPSLGKMSNLLRLLLSANNFTGTIPEAYGKLKNLTQFRIDGSTLSGKIPSFIGNWTKLDRLDLQGTSLEGPIPSVISELIYLTELRISDLKGPTMTFPNLTNMKLLQRLELRNCLITGQIPSYIGEMQSLKTLDLSSNMLTGPIPDSLQDMEKINYLFLTNNSLSGRIPDWIQDFKQNIDLSLNNFSESFSNGCQILDVNLASSLTPSANTSSSCLKMGQPCSGKPRSHSLFINCGGPEIEFEGNEYKADLSLRGISNYVLSDDGKWAYSSTGVYLGRDKADYVAKNQFNLIINGSEYYQTARMAPLYLNYYGLCMLNGNYKVKLHFAEITFSDDNAFTSLGKRVFDVSIQGFKYLKDFNIVKEAGGVGKGITREFNVNVTHNTLEIHFSWAGKGTNAIPVRGIYGPLISAITVTPNFKVPSYGLSTGAIAGIVVGICVFIILILLALWKMGFLCGKDETDQELIGLKTGYFSLRQIKAATKNFDPANKIGEGGFGPVYKGVLSDGAVIAVKQLSSKSKQGNREFINEIGMISALQHPNLVKLYGCCIEGNQLLLVYEYMENNSLARALFGKEHERMQLDWPRRMKICVGIAKGLAYLHEESRLKIVHRDIKATNVLLDKHMKAKISDFGLAKLDEEENTHISTRIAGTIGYMAPEYAMRGYLTDKADVYSFGVVALEIVSGKSNTNYRPKEEFVYLLDWAYVLQEQGNLLDLVDPSLGSKYSSEEAMRMLQLALLCTNPSPTLRPPMSSVVSMLEGKSPIQPPPIIKGSDYAQDARFKSFELLSQDSQTHVSSAFSQDSMEQRSKSMGGPWAEMPPFDSKKGRI from the exons ATGCGGTTTGTGATGTCTTCAAGCTCCAAACATGTCTCCCTGATCTTCACTTTTTGCTTTCTGGCTTTGAATCACTTTCAACACTTTGGATCTAATGCTCAACTTATACCACAAGATGAAG TTAAAATACTCCAAACAATATCAGACAAGGTGGAGAACTTGAATTGGAAAGTTACACAACGTTCCTGCAAAGGGGATAGAGGGTTTGATAACAGGAAGATTTCAAGGAATGAGGAACAAATCATAAGGAATGTCACTTGTGATTGTTCTTTCAACGATGGCACTGTTTGCCATGTAACATCCAT TGCACTGAAGGGTATCAATATATCTGGACCTTTGCCCGATGAATTTGGAAATCTAACTCGACTGCAAATACT TGATCTCACTCGGAATTATTTTAATGGCTCAATTCCAAAAGCCCTTGGACGCCTCTCATCAGTTGTAGTTCT GTCACTTCTCGGAAACCGACTTACTGGTTCAATTCCTTCAGAAATTAGTGATATGACTAGTCTGCAAGAACT GAACTTGGAAGATAATCAACTTGAAGGACATCTTCCCCCAAGCCTTGGAAAAATGAGCAATTTGCTGAGATT ACTTCTCTCCGCAAATAATTTCACAGGGACGATACCAGAAGCATATGGAAAACTAAAGAATCTCACTCAGTT TAGGATAGATGGGAGCACTTTGTCTGGGAAGATACCCAGTTTTATTGGGAACTGGACCAAACTTGATAGACT GGATTTGCAGGGCACATCCTTGGAAGGTCCAATTCCTTCTGTCATATCTGAATTGATCTATTTGACAGAACT GAGAATATCTGATTTGAAGGGACCAACCATGACATTTCCTAATCTGACGAATATGAAACTCTTGCAAAGACT AGAATTGAGAAATTGCTTAATTACTGGTCAAATTCCTAGTTACATTGGAGAAATGCAAAGTTTAAAAACTCT AGATCTGAGCTCCAACATGCTGACTGGTCCAATCCCAGATTCGTTACAGGACatggaaaaaataaattactt GTTTCTAACTAACAATTCTCTAAGTGGACGAATTCCTGATTGGATACAAGACTTCAAACAGAACAT TGATTTATCTTTGAACAATTTTAGTGAgagtttttcaaatggttgccAGATCTTGGATGT GAACTTAGCTTCAAGCCTCACGCCCTCAGCAAACACTTC ATCGTCTTGTTTGAAGATGGGCCAACCTTGTTCTGGAAAACCCCGGT CTCATTCACTGTTCATAAACTGTGGAGGACCTGAAATAGAGTTTGAGGGCAATGAATATAAAGCCGACCTCAGTCTACGAGGCATATCAAACTATGTTCTTAGTGATGATGGCAAATGGGCATATAGCAGCACTGGAGTATATCTAGGAAGGGATAAGGCTGATTATGTAGCAAAAAATCAGTTTAATCTGATTATTAATGGCTCTGAATACTACCAAACAGCCCGCATGGCCCCACTATATCTTAATTATTATGGTCTTTGTATGCTGAATGGCAATTATAAAGTGAAACTTCATTTTGCTGAGATAACATTCTCTGATGACAATGCATTTACCAGCCTTGGAAAGCGTGTCTTTGATGTTTCAATCCAA ggttttaaatatttgaaagatTTTAACATTGTGAAAGAAGCTGGTGGAGTTGGTAAGGGAATCACCAGGGAGTTTAATGTGAATGTTACCCACAACACCTTGGAAATCCACTTCTCCTGGGCAGGTAAAGGAACTAATGCTATTCCAGTAAGAGGTATATATGGACCTCTTATATCCGCGATCACTGTGACCCCAA ACTTTAAAGTTCCTTCATATGGGCTGTCTACTGGAGCAATTGCTGGAATTGTGGTTGGGATATGTGTGTTCATCATATTGATACTCCTTGCACTTTGGAAGATGGGTTTCCTATGTGGGAAAGATGAAACCGACCAAG AACTTATAGGTTTGAAGACAGGTTATTTCAGTTTAAGACAGATTAAAGCTGCTACTAAGAACTTCGATCCAGCAAATAAGATAGGTGAAGGAGGCTTTGGACCAGTATACAAG GGTGTACTGTCAGACGGTGCTGTGATTGCTGTTAAGCAGCTTTCCTCCAAATCAAAGCAAGGGAATCGCGAATTCATCAATGAAATAGGCATGATATCTGCTTTGCAGCATCCAAATCTTGTGAAACTTTATGGCTGTTGCATTGAAGGGAACCAGTTGCTTCTAGTATATGAATATATGGAGAACAATAGTCTTGCTCGTGCACTTTTTG GTAAAGAACACGAGAGAATGCAATTGGACTGGCCCAGAAGAATGAAGATTTGTGTGGGGATTGCAAAGGGATTAGCCTATCTCCATGAGGAGTCAAGGTTGAAAATAGTACACAGAGATATTAAAGCAACCAATGTCTTGCTTGATAAGCATATGAAAGCCAAGATCTCTGACTTTGGTTTAGCCAAACTTGATGAAGAAGAGAATACCCATATTAGTACAAGAATAGCTGGGACAAT TGGTTACATGGCTCCTGAGTATGCTATGCGGGGTTACTTGACTGACAAAGCAGATGTCTATAGCTTTGGTGTTGTAGCTTTAGAGATTGTTAGTGGAAAGAGCAACACAAATTACAGGCCAAAGGAGGAGTTTGTGTATCTTTTGGATTGG GCCTATGTTCTCCAAGAGCAAGGAAACCTTCTGGATTTGGTGGATCCAAGTCTTGGTTCAAAGTACTCCTCAGAAGAGGCCATGAGAATGCTGCAGTTAGCACTCTTGTGCACCAATCCTTCTCCCACTCTTAGACCGCCTATGTCATCGGTAGTGAGCATGCTTGAGGGAAAAAGTCCAATTCAACCACCACCAATAATCAAAGGCAGTGACTATGCACAAGATGCGAGATTTAAATCTTTTGAGTTGCTATCACAAGACAGCCAAACTCATGTCTCTTCTGCTTTCTCACAAGATAGCATGGAGCAAAGAAGCAAGTCAATGGGGGGACCATGGGCTGAAATGCCTCCATTTGATAGCAAGAAAGGTCGAATATGA